The Fibrobacter sp. UWB16 genomic interval AGGCAATGCCTCATGCCCCATCGACCAGATATCCCATGCGGATTCGTAGTCATGAGCGTTCCAGTAGAGGTTTCCGAGGTTCACATACGCCGATGCAAATTTCGGTTCCTTCGTCACGATGTACGCATAAATTTTCTTGGCACCATCGGTATCGCCATGCCCAGCCATGATTAGAGCCTTCAGATTATAGCTAAAGTAATTTTCCGGATCCAGCTGAATAGACTGGTCCAAAAGCGCCATCACCTTCGCCTGGGCATTCTCGGCAAGCATCGCGCGGGCAAGGTAAAATAGCGCTGTCGAATACATAGGCTTCGACTTTTCGCTCAAATCCACCACAGACAAAATTTTGAATTCGCGAACAGTGCGTTCCCAGAGCGCAAGCGTACTTTCTTTTAGGCGTTCCTTGTCTTCGGCAACGGCATAGTAGGCAATAGCAAGGCCATAGCGAGCATCGCGATTTGCAGGTTCAGCATCAAGTACTTTCGAGAAGTTCGCTACAGCACGGTCGTAATCGCCAATGCGGAGAGCTTCGTCACCACGTTTCAGGTCATTCCCGTTGCAAGCACAAAGAACCGCCGCAACAAAAATTGCGAACAAGGCTCCAATAGCGCTACACAAACGATTATGGACAACCCGACATTGCATGCTAGAAGTATATATAAAATTTTAGTTATTAGTTACTAGTTATTAGTGAGTAGCATTGTTTATTTGTCAGCAGCTTACCGTTGACTATTGACCTATGACCTTTGACTAATGACCAAACAAAAAACGCCCTCCGGGATTTCCAGAGAGCGTCCAAAGACTAGATCGATAAATTGATTACTTTTCGATTTCGTACTGAGCAACGAGGTTGCCTTCAGCATCGAGAGCACGGACGACGTTTTCATCGCGCTGGAGAGTGAGATTCGTGGTTTCACCCTTGGATGTCGTGTACTGCACAGAGAGGGAGCCGTCTTCGTTCTTCACAGCGGCAACGGAGTTACCCTGTTCGTCCTTCTGGTAGTAGGAGTCGTCTGCAGCAAGCGGATTGGAACCGGTCCAGAATTCAACCGTGTTGAGGACGAGGAAGTCCACAAGACCGATACTGACTTCATAAACCGGAACAACCCAGAGCAAGAAGTGGACGCAGGAATTGAGCCACTTGTTACCCAAAGTGCCGTTCCAGCGAAGAAGCTTCTTGGTAAGGCCATAGCTACCATGGCAGCCAGAAAGGACGAGAATACCTGCGCAAAGAAGGGCGAGGATTGCTTTTTTCATGTTTACAAACTCCTTATATTTAAGTGTTTTTGTTTTTGCCAAAAATATAAGAAAGAACCATAATATTTGCTAGAGGAACGTATCATTGTGTATCATAAATTTACAATGCGCCATTTAACCCCGTGAGGAGAGTCACATGCGGTTCAAGAGTCCGGAACCGCTTCAGGTCGCGAACTTTAACCCACCGGAAATCATCGTACCCGTATATATGGACAAAATCTTTATAAAGCTCCACCCCGTAGGCCAACATGCGGCCACCCTCGCCCAAAGTAAAATCAACAGCCCCAAGAGGGGTTAAAGTCTTTGGAACAACCGTCAAACGTTCAAAAAACACCCTTTCCAGAGCATTTTCAGCGGGTTCATCATCCTCCAGCGTCTCCGTCGGCAGTTCCCACCGTCCCGGGAACGGCACACTTGATGATCGACGACACATTAAAACCCGCCCTTTACGCCGTACAATCCCACAAACAGCCAGCATTTAGCCCCCTCCTGCGATATCAATCACAACTTTTCTCTTGATTTTCTTTTATTTTTTTAATAAATCTACAAATATCATACATACTTGATACATTTTGAAGTTTTGGAATAAGGAGGTGTACCATGAATGCGATATCTAAAGTGACCAGCATTATTACAGCTATTGCAGTTTCATCCATTTTTGCAGCAAAGGCACCCGTCGCAAAGCCCGCCGTCAAACAACAAGAAGCACTGACCGTCTGGATCATGCCAAACGGCGCATCGCCTCAAGAAAAGCTCGAACAGAGGCTCAACCTTTTCACCAAGAAAACAGGCATCAAGACCAGAGTCGCCGTCTTGGACTGGGGTGAAGCCTGGAACCGCATCACGACGGCACTTGCCACCGGCGTTGACGCTCCGGACGTATTGCAGCTCGGCACCACTTGGATCCCATACTTTGCTTCCCGTGGTGAAATCAAGGCTTTGAACGAATGGCTTCCGCAAATTGACTCCTCCCGATTTGTCCCTGTCAGCTGGAACACGACCCGTATCGATTCCGACACAACCATTTATTCCGTGCCGTGGTTTATTGATATCCGCCCGATTCTCGCCAACAAGCGTGTTCTCAAAAAACACAATATCCAACCTGAAGACGTCGCAACATTTGAAGGTTTCGTCAAAGCAGTCCGCAAGGTCAACAACGCCCACGAAGTACTCGATGACGGCACCAAGGTCCGCGCATTTGCATTCCCGGGAAAGAACGACTGGAATATCCCGCACAACTTCGCCCCGTGGATCTGGAGCAATGGCGGCAATTTCATCGAAAAAGACGCTAATGGCAAATGGAAAGCGAGTATCCTCACCCCAAAGACCATTTACGGTATCGCAAAGTACTTGAGCTTTGTGCTTGATACGCTTGTAAGTACAGATGCTTTGCAGATGAATACGGCCCAGATTGTGCAACACTTTAATGCAGGTGAACTAGCCTTTATCGTGAACACATCCGAAGTCATCATGCAGACACGTTTCGATGGTGCGAAGGGAGGCCTCATCAATACAAAGATTGGCAAGGACGGCGTGACGGCACTCCCCATCCCGACAGGCACGGAAGGTTCTGTCAGCTTTATCGGCGGAAGTAACCTCGCCATCCCGACAGGCAACAAAAAGCAAGAATCTTTGGATCTTTTACTTTATCTCACCAACGATGAAAACTTGGATGCATATACAAAGCAAATAGGCATGCTCCCCGCATCGAAGAAGGTTCTTGCCAACTGGTCCAAGGACGACGACTACAAGACGCTTGTTCCTATGCTCGGCACAGGGCGTGCCTACACAGCCATTCCAGAATGGGGCGATATTGAACAGATTCTCGGATCCATGTTCAGTGCCATTTGGGACCATCTCGAAATCCCGGCGCTTTACTCCGAAGAAAAGATTTATGAAATCCTCACGACCTACTCCAAGGAAA includes:
- a CDS encoding lipopolysaccharide assembly protein LapB, which codes for MFAIFVAAVLCACNGNDLKRGDEALRIGDYDRAVANFSKVLDAEPANRDARYGLAIAYYAVAEDKERLKESTLALWERTVREFKILSVVDLSEKSKPMYSTALFYLARAMLAENAQAKVMALLDQSIQLDPENYFSYNLKALIMAGHGDTDGAKKIYAYIVTKEPKFASAYVNLGNLYWNAHDYESAWDIWSMGHEALPQDAVLAKWTRIAEDSLKAMVYSGKL
- a CDS encoding sugar ABC transporter substrate-binding protein produces the protein MNAISKVTSIITAIAVSSIFAAKAPVAKPAVKQQEALTVWIMPNGASPQEKLEQRLNLFTKKTGIKTRVAVLDWGEAWNRITTALATGVDAPDVLQLGTTWIPYFASRGEIKALNEWLPQIDSSRFVPVSWNTTRIDSDTTIYSVPWFIDIRPILANKRVLKKHNIQPEDVATFEGFVKAVRKVNNAHEVLDDGTKVRAFAFPGKNDWNIPHNFAPWIWSNGGNFIEKDANGKWKASILTPKTIYGIAKYLSFVLDTLVSTDALQMNTAQIVQHFNAGELAFIVNTSEVIMQTRFDGAKGGLINTKIGKDGVTALPIPTGTEGSVSFIGGSNLAIPTGNKKQESLDLLLYLTNDENLDAYTKQIGMLPASKKVLANWSKDDDYKTLVPMLGTGRAYTAIPEWGDIEQILGSMFSAIWDHLEIPALYSEEKIYEILTTYSKEINKRLNHSNSGDLTFAEFRETWHKALGIKDGGPNRHITEQPKPTEEIDTGFSRTPWIFAIAVLLGFVFAFTRRKKR
- a CDS encoding DUF3332 family protein — protein: MKKAILALLCAGILVLSGCHGSYGLTKKLLRWNGTLGNKWLNSCVHFLLWVVPVYEVSIGLVDFLVLNTVEFWTGSNPLAADDSYYQKDEQGNSVAAVKNEDGSLSVQYTTSKGETTNLTLQRDENVVRALDAEGNLVAQYEIEK
- a CDS encoding NUDIX domain-containing protein, whose protein sequence is MLAVCGIVRRKGRVLMCRRSSSVPFPGRWELPTETLEDDEPAENALERVFFERLTVVPKTLTPLGAVDFTLGEGGRMLAYGVELYKDFVHIYGYDDFRWVKVRDLKRFRTLEPHVTLLTGLNGAL